The genomic segment GTAACGcgagtttttattttcctccacAGCCTATCCACGACTGGACTACCAAGGCTGTTTCCAAGGGGGATGTTAAAGAAATCATTCTCACTCTCAAAGTTCTGGGCAATGCAGGACATCCTAGCAGCCTCAAGCCAATCTTGAAGGTCTTACCTAACTTTGGGAGCGCTGCTGCTAATCTGCCACTGGAAGTTCACATCGAAGGTGTTCTGGCCCTGAGGAATATTGCAAAGAGAGAGCCAAAAATGGTGAAAATTGATGCTCTGATTCCAATAACTAAAATTCTTGGAAGCAATTTTGTTACATGTTGTGATTTTCTGCTTCAGGTCCAGGATGTTGCCATTCAGCTGTTGCTGGATAGAGCTCTTCACCCAGAGCTCCGTATGGTCGCCGCCATTGTTCTGTTTGAGACCAAACTACCCATGGGTCTGGTGACTACGCTTGCCGACGCACTCTTGAAAGAAGAAAACCTCCAAGTTTCCAGCTTGGTCTACTCTTACATGAAGGCAATGACAAGATCCACCACTCCCGATTTTGCCTCTGTGTAAGTATCTTCAAAACAGTTACGGTTCATTGATGTCGTTGacttatttatacattttcttccatttgcaGTGCTGCAGCCTGCAATGTTGCTGTGAGAATCCTCAGCCCCAAACTTAACAGATTGAGCTATCGCTATAGCAGAGCTCTCCTTGTTGATGGCTATTACAGTAAGACCTTGGCAAAATATCAATATAGACAGGAAGAGGTATAAGATTGGTCAGTTGATGGTTCCCACCTTGTTTCTACAGACCCCTGGATGGTTGGTGCTGCTGCCAGTGCCTTCTATGTGAACGACGCTGCAACAGTTTTGCCAAGATCCATCCTGGCCAAAACTCGCTCCTATTTGGCAGGAGCTTATGCTGATGTCATTGAGGTATAACGACAAATGAAAGCATTTCTCATCAAGAATATTCACCTGTGCAATATTTCAGATTGGAGTGAGAACTGAGGGAATCCAGGAAGCCCTTCTGAAGGTCCAAGATCTTCCTGACGACATGGATAGGATCACCAAGATGAAAAGAGTTCTCAAGGCTGTAAGTTCATATGAGATGTTGTATTTGGTATTTCTCTTCTCTATGGCATCCATTTATGTTTATGCATCCCATCCCCAGATTTCTGAATGGAGGGCCCAGCCTTCAAGGAAGCCCCTTGCCTCGGCACATGTGAAGTTCTTCGGACAGGAGATTGCCTTTGCCAACATTGACAAACCATTCATTGATCAGATAACCGCGGTACGTGTCTTCAACTATTGCAAGATGGTTGTAACACAAAGCCTCAAGTCTTGGTCTCATATTTTGTCCACAGCTTGTCACCGGACCTGAAGTTCAGGCTTACGGAAGGAGGGCTTTGGATCAGGTGCTGGCTGGTGTGAGATTTAACTATGCTCAGCCACTGCTGGTTGCTGAGGTTCGTCGCATCCTGCCCACTACTGTCGGTCTGCCAATGGAACTCAGTTTCTATACTTCTTCTGTGATGACTGCCGCCGTTGAACGTAAGCTGGACCTCTGCTTAAATATAATTGATGTGAAAATTAATCGTTTGACCCTGTCTCTTTTCCACAGTCCAAGCCACTGTGTCACCACCTATAGGTCAGGACTTCCGTCCTTCTCAACTTCTTAAATCCGACATCAGCATGAAGGCTACATTTACTCCGAGGTGAACTGATACTTGAGTTCACCTGTTTATCAATCTACAAAAACCTAAACAACTCCATGCCGAATGCCACtaacataattattttttatatttctgtgGTTTGCAGTGTTTCCATGCATACTTATGCAGTCATGGGTGTGAATACGCCCATGGCCCAAGCAGTCGTGGTTTCAAGAGGCAAAGTTCACACTATTGTCCCAGCAAAAATGGAAGCAAGACTTGACATGATCAAGGGCAACTTCAAGTTGGACTTCCTTCCTGTTCCAGGAGTCAATAAGATTGCATCTGTACTGTACGTACATTTTTCTGGCATCTTCTCGTGACATTATGTTTGcaattttttcatattttctgcATCCCCACAGTATTGACACTTATGCCGTTGCACGAAATGTGGAAGATCTTGCCGCTGCTAAGATAACACCAATGATTCCAGCCGACTATTCACCACAGTCCCAAAAGAGCTCATCCTGGTATCCCGGGATGGCGTCCTCTATGAATGATGGCAAGGTGAGTTTGAGTTCCAGTCGACTGCGTTGACCAACCTTTCCGGAAAGTAATATTGTTCCTTCTGTTATGCTGTTTCAGCCAGTGCCATCTGAGCTTGTCATAGACCCATCTGGCAAAACGAACAAACTCATTAAGGTCTTTGAGAAAACGCTGTGTGAAAAAATGGAAACCTTTGGAATCAAGGCATGCGTTGTGATGGAATCTCGCAGCGCGGCTTCCATCCGAGACGTTCCACTGTATTATGCCATTGGGAAACATTCAGCTTTTGTTGAGGTTACACCAGGCAAGTGGGATGGATGAAGTCACTGGAATAAATAATGGTATAAATGGCggttatataaaaaaaatctgtctttGGTTCTAGTTTCTGGACCGGAAATCGAGAAGGTTGAAATTGAGATTCAGGTTGGAAAGAAAGCAGCAGAAAAAATCATCAAAGTCATTGAACTGAGTGAAGATGACGAGACCCCTGAGGACAGGAATGTCCTGTTGAAACTGAAGAAGATCCTTTCTCCTGGTCTAAAGAACCTCACTTCCTCCAGCTCCAGCAGCTCCCGTTCTTCCAGCTCTGTCTCCAGCCGCTCAAGCGATTCTAGCTCATCCAAGAGCTCTTCGAGTTCCTCTCGAAGAACGAGCAAGGTGGCTGACACTCTTGATCCCAATCCCAAGACATCCAGGTTACAGAGGGCCTCTAGAAAatcctccagcagcagcagatccAGCAAATCCTCCAGCAGCAGAtccagtagcagcagcagcagcagccgtagcggcagcagcagcagcagccgtagcagcagcagcagcagcagccgtagcagcagcagcagcagcagcagcagcagcagctctcaGTCCAAGTCTAAGTCAAAGGTGAGCCACAAAATACTAAAGACACCGCATCAAGTCtcgaaaaaaaattaacttgtATTTCACCACTTCAGCGACATCGTTACAACATGAATTTCATCGAGACCCACATCCACAAGGTAATTTCTGTTGCACATAAATAAAGATATGAAGGACATTCCTTCATCTAATTaaatttctctttttcttgtttgcagCATTCGCCTTCTTCAACTCGTCAGGACAGCAAGAGCAGTGCCCAGAGTTTTGAGGACATCTACAATAAGGTGAGTCACATTCCAATACTAGTCACATGCATTCATTTGGGAAAATCtttcttcaaatatttttttttttaggctaaGTACCTCTCTCGTACTGTCACCCCATCTGTGACCGTCCTCATCCGTGCCGTGAGAGCCGACCACAAGGAACAAGGATACCAGATTGCGGCTTACTTCGACAAAGCAACTTCCAGACTGCAGATCATTTTTATCAACCTGGCTGAGAAGAACAACTGGAGAATCTGTGCTGATGGTGTGAAGCTGAGCAACCACAAGCTGATGGTAACAGTTCAACATTGTTCACAGTATTCATCCATGACTTTGATCTAGCGCTAACTGTGGCTATAACATTTTTAGGCCAAGATTGCCTGGGGTATTGCGTGCAAACAATACAAGACTGAGTTCAAGGTTGaggccggcattgttgaccAACTACCAGCATTCCGTATGAAGCTGACTTGGCAGAAACTTCCGAGCAACATGAAGTACTATGCAAAGCAGTAAGTCTGCTTccatatttcaaatattttggtttATCGTGGAATCACatgattgtgttttgttgttgtttttaagcaTAATGTACAGGGTGTCCGAGTACGTTGCAAGATACGCTCTTCAGACTGGAATTGAACAGATGAAGGACAGGAATCCTTCAAATGAGGTTAAACTGACAGTGGCGGTTGTTTCAGAGCAAAGCCTGAACATTGTCTTCAAAACACcagcggtaaaaaaaaaaaacattcatgctTTATCCTTCTCACTTAGATTGCATATCACAATATTTCTTATATTTACAGAGGACTATCTACAAAGAAGACATGCCTCTCCCCATTTCTCTGCCCATTGGAAAAACTGCATCAGAGCTGCAGCTGTACCAGGACAGCTGGGTTGACAGCATCGCCTACATGGTCAACAAGGCCAATGCAggtaaaaacaacatttgtaattgaaaacaaaattgaacTGGATGTTACTGATTAATATCAACCAAtctgcaaagaaaagaaaaaaaaaaaaaaaaacataaaattcaGCCAAAACTGGTTATTtaacattatttatatattttttacattatatattatattatatatatttatatatattttttttattttgtccagCTGAGTGCAAAGTCATCAAGGACACAGTGGTCACGTTCAACAACAGGAAGTT from the Syngnathus acus chromosome 4, fSynAcu1.2, whole genome shotgun sequence genome contains:
- the LOC119121345 gene encoding vitellogenin-2-like codes for the protein MRVLVLALAVALVAANQVKVAPEFAVGKTYSYNYEAILMGGLPEEGLARAGSKIRSKVLISALSADNFILKLLDPELFEYSGIWPKDDFIPANKLTSALSAQLMTPLKFEYANGVVGKIFAPAGVSASVLNIVRGILNMLQMNIKKTTNVYELQEPGVQGVCKTHYVITEDAKAERFFLTKTKDLDHCQERIIKDIGTAYTEKCPECKTRGKALTGTAAYDYVIKPSETGALILEVSSVELIHFSPMNFLNGAAQMEAKQWLKFVEIQKSPVEPIKAEYLPRGSLQYEFGSELLQTPIQLLRITNAEAQIVEILNHLVSNNVAKVHEDAPLKFIELIQLLRLAKYESIEALWSQFKSRTAHREWILNTIPAIGTHVALRFIKEKFVAGEITFAEATRSLVAAVHTVTADTEALRLLQEFAEHQKVMESPVLREVADLGYGSLVWKYCVENPNCPVDLVRPIHDWTTKAVSKGDVKEIILTLKVLGNAGHPSSLKPILKVLPNFGSAAANLPLEVHIEGVLALRNIAKREPKMVQDVAIQLLLDRALHPELRMVAAIVLFETKLPMGLVTTLADALLKEENLQVSSLVYSYMKAMTRSTTPDFASVAAACNVAVRILSPKLNRLSYRYSRALLVDGYYNPWMVGAAASAFYVNDAATVLPRSILAKTRSYLAGAYADVIEIGVRTEGIQEALLKVQDLPDDMDRITKMKRVLKAISEWRAQPSRKPLASAHVKFFGQEIAFANIDKPFIDQITALVTGPEVQAYGRRALDQVLAGVRFNYAQPLLVAEVRRILPTTVGLPMELSFYTSSVMTAAVELQATVSPPIGQDFRPSQLLKSDISMKATFTPSVSMHTYAVMGVNTPMAQAVVVSRGKVHTIVPAKMEARLDMIKGNFKLDFLPVPGVNKIASVLIDTYAVARNVEDLAAAKITPMIPADYSPQSQKSSSWYPGMASSMNDGKPVPSELVIDPSGKTNKLIKVFEKTLCEKMETFGIKACVVMESRSAASIRDVPLYYAIGKHSAFVEVTPVSGPEIEKVEIEIQVGKKAAEKIIKVIELSEDDETPEDRNVLLKLKKILSPGLKNLTSSSSSSSRSSSSVSSRSSDSSSSKSSSSSSRRTSKVADTLDPNPKTSRLQRASRKSSSSSRSSKSSSSRSSSSSSSSRSGSSSSSRSSSSSSSRSSSSSSSSSSSSQSKSKSKRHRYNMNFIETHIHKHSPSSTRQDSKSSAQSFEDIYNKAKYLSRTVTPSVTVLIRAVRADHKEQGYQIAAYFDKATSRLQIIFINLAEKNNWRICADGVKLSNHKLMAKIAWGIACKQYKTEFKVEAGIVDQLPAFRMKLTWQKLPSNMKYYAKHIMYRVSEYVARYALQTGIEQMKDRNPSNEVKLTVAVVSEQSLNIVFKTPARTIYKEDMPLPISLPIGKTASELQLYQDSWVDSIAYMVNKANAAECKVIKDTVVTFNNRKFKAEMPNSCPLVLAQDSTNEAKFIVLLKRDQEHDQNMLIVKIADIDVELYQKDRVAMVRVNKEEIPVSRLPYHHPTADIQIRQSDEGISLSAQSQGLQEVYFDINVQKVRVVDWMRGQMAGICGKADGEIRQEFRTPNTRLAKNAVSYAHSWVLPSKSCRDNSECYMKLESVKLEKQMVVHGQESKCYSVEPVLRCLAGCMPLRTTTVSIGFHCLPADTRLNRADGIFSKSVDLRETTEAHIACRCTPQCA